The following proteins come from a genomic window of Caldalkalibacillus thermarum:
- a CDS encoding sodium:calcium antiporter, whose product MVYLLFVISALVTIVVAVRLSTYADVISHKTAFGGMIIGAVLLAVATSLPEVTTSVTSILINSPDLAVGNVLGSNLFNLLIIAVFDLYFRQQQGLLHTTRALKYTAVLALYLSMAVFLFLLAKFPYEIWGVGVDTLFLIAVYGTGMVLISRLNKEDGAEVSVPVTRKTMSIPVKAEADRGRQSNDPSRDIPVRQAWIGFIVASVIILVAGSVLTMTGDRIAKLTGLGSTFVGSFLIAASTSLPESVSVYTAFQLRNYQLAIGSVLSSNLFNILILGLTDLLYRKGPLLYMADETHRLTAMSAIVLLGIVLYAMGRRQPRPLFYPLPSAMLVVLYFVYSYLIYVNSSQY is encoded by the coding sequence ATGGTCTATCTATTATTTGTCATTTCCGCTTTGGTAACCATTGTTGTGGCTGTACGTTTGTCCACCTACGCCGACGTGATCAGCCATAAAACAGCGTTTGGAGGTATGATCATTGGTGCTGTCTTGCTCGCTGTGGCCACGTCTTTACCTGAGGTGACCACCAGTGTAACCTCAATTTTGATTAATAGCCCTGATCTTGCCGTGGGAAATGTACTAGGCAGCAACTTATTTAATCTGTTGATCATTGCGGTTTTTGACCTGTATTTCCGCCAGCAGCAAGGCTTGTTGCATACAACCAGAGCATTAAAATATACCGCTGTTTTGGCGCTTTACCTGAGCATGGCCGTCTTTTTATTCTTGCTTGCCAAGTTTCCTTACGAAATATGGGGTGTGGGGGTGGATACATTGTTTCTTATCGCCGTGTACGGAACAGGCATGGTGCTCATATCCCGGCTAAATAAAGAGGATGGGGCTGAAGTGTCGGTTCCTGTCACACGTAAGACCATGTCTATCCCCGTTAAAGCAGAAGCAGATAGGGGGCGGCAATCAAACGATCCGTCGCGGGATATTCCTGTCCGCCAGGCCTGGATTGGTTTCATCGTTGCTTCTGTCATCATTCTGGTGGCTGGATCAGTCTTAACGATGACCGGTGACCGTATTGCCAAACTAACCGGATTGGGCTCTACCTTTGTCGGCAGCTTTTTGATTGCTGCTTCCACTTCATTGCCTGAGTCTGTTTCAGTTTATACCGCCTTTCAACTGCGTAACTACCAATTGGCTATTGGCTCTGTTTTAAGCAGCAATTTATTTAACATCTTAATATTAGGTCTTACGGATCTCTTATATCGGAAAGGCCCGCTTTTGTATATGGCTGATGAGACACACCGTCTGACGGCCATGTCAGCTATTGTATTATTGGGAATTGTGCTTTACGCCATGGGCCGCAGGCAGCCCCGTCCCCTTTTTTATCCACTCCCGTCTGCTATGCTGGTTGTCTTATATTTTGTATACAGTTATTTGATCTACGTTAACTCATCCCAGTATTAA
- a CDS encoding methyl-accepting chemotaxis protein, with protein MKSLSLRYKISIPFVIVILVAGLILSFFSYRFGATLLEEELSQEMMGSMDQLNQSFELFFHNIERNALMFANNEAVKGLEEETILQQFANYQEHHAEQILNIYVGTAEGDMILYPTQSLPDDYDPRVRPWYEQAVEHPDHVIWTDAYIDAVTGNLVVTAAKAVLDGGSLVAVVGLDISAQTLVELIGRVNFGQTGYGILFDNHGVLLAHPDPDLVGQDMSSETFYTEMERSGEAGIVQYTYDSSDRIMAFVNNPTTGWKLAGVVLRHEFEQKSSKMIYPMVVMFGLVMLACIIISFFLARNITKPINQLTRAMKKVESGDLNTVVSVKHKDEIGQLAAGFNLMVSQMKQMIASVSHMSDQVAESAQTLATSSEQSSAASTEVAKAMEEIASGATQQSELVVENAQAVTHLAEQIKVIEDQGQEIKTASQSMLAASKDGLSQMNHLREQSDRASAMTEEVVKAIQVLEERSKHIGEIVSTISEIANQTNLLALNAAIEAARAGEYGRGFAVVAGEVRKLAEQSEQALQRISGMIGEIQADTRKTVQIMEETLQATEEQSKAVTGTQHVFETIMSQISAIDQFIGNVVESITNMVEQKEKMLKGLDTITSITQQTAAGTEEVSASIEEQTAAMEELARLADDLESYASQLKEQVNRFKL; from the coding sequence ATGAAATCACTCAGTTTACGTTACAAGATTAGTATCCCATTTGTCATAGTCATTTTAGTGGCTGGCCTCATCCTTTCTTTTTTCAGTTACCGGTTTGGCGCTACGCTGTTGGAAGAAGAATTGTCGCAGGAAATGATGGGGAGCATGGACCAGCTTAACCAGTCATTTGAATTGTTTTTCCATAATATTGAACGGAACGCACTGATGTTTGCCAACAATGAGGCGGTTAAGGGGCTTGAAGAAGAAACCATACTGCAGCAATTTGCCAACTATCAAGAACATCATGCAGAACAGATTCTAAACATCTACGTGGGGACAGCTGAGGGAGATATGATATTATACCCCACTCAATCCTTGCCGGATGATTATGACCCGCGTGTACGGCCCTGGTATGAACAAGCAGTAGAACATCCTGATCATGTCATTTGGACAGATGCCTACATAGATGCAGTGACTGGCAACCTGGTCGTTACGGCTGCCAAGGCGGTTTTGGATGGGGGGAGCCTGGTGGCTGTGGTGGGGCTGGATATTTCGGCCCAAACTTTGGTCGAGTTGATTGGCCGGGTCAATTTTGGACAGACAGGTTACGGTATTCTGTTTGATAACCACGGCGTGTTGCTGGCCCATCCTGACCCGGATCTGGTAGGCCAGGATATGAGCAGTGAAACTTTTTACACCGAGATGGAAAGGAGTGGGGAAGCGGGTATCGTGCAGTATACTTACGACAGCAGTGACCGGATCATGGCCTTTGTGAACAATCCAACGACAGGCTGGAAGCTGGCGGGGGTTGTTTTACGGCATGAGTTTGAACAAAAGTCATCCAAGATGATCTACCCGATGGTGGTGATGTTTGGTCTGGTCATGTTAGCTTGTATCATCATCTCCTTTTTCCTGGCCAGAAACATAACCAAACCGATTAATCAGCTGACCAGAGCAATGAAGAAAGTGGAGTCCGGGGATCTGAATACCGTCGTAAGTGTAAAGCACAAGGATGAAATAGGCCAACTGGCTGCAGGATTTAATCTCATGGTCAGCCAAATGAAGCAGATGATTGCCAGCGTGTCGCACATGTCAGATCAGGTCGCTGAGTCAGCACAAACATTGGCTACCAGTTCAGAGCAAAGTTCAGCGGCTTCAACAGAAGTGGCCAAAGCAATGGAGGAGATCGCTTCCGGTGCCACTCAGCAATCTGAGCTGGTTGTTGAAAATGCCCAGGCCGTGACCCACTTGGCCGAGCAAATCAAGGTGATCGAAGATCAGGGTCAAGAGATTAAGACGGCCTCACAATCGATGTTGGCAGCTTCAAAAGACGGCCTCAGCCAGATGAATCATCTCCGGGAACAATCTGACCGGGCGAGCGCCATGACGGAAGAAGTGGTCAAGGCTATTCAGGTCTTGGAAGAAAGATCAAAGCACATCGGCGAGATTGTGAGCACCATTTCAGAAATTGCCAATCAAACCAACTTACTGGCCTTAAATGCGGCCATTGAAGCGGCCCGAGCCGGTGAATACGGCCGAGGATTTGCGGTTGTGGCCGGTGAAGTGCGCAAGCTGGCAGAGCAATCAGAACAAGCATTGCAGCGTATCAGTGGCATGATTGGCGAGATTCAAGCGGATACCCGCAAGACGGTTCAGATCATGGAAGAAACGTTGCAAGCAACAGAGGAGCAAAGTAAAGCAGTCACTGGTACACAACATGTCTTTGAAACCATTATGAGCCAGATTAGTGCTATTGACCAATTCATTGGCAATGTGGTGGAATCCATTACAAACATGGTAGAACAGAAAGAAAAAATGTTAAAAGGGTTGGATACTATCACTTCTATAACACAACAAACAGCGGCCGGAACGGAGGAAGTGTCAGCCTCTATTGAAGAGCAGACTGCTGCCATGGAGGAATTAGCCCGTCTGGCAGATGATCTGGAATCCTATGCCAGTCAGTTAAAAGAACAAGTAAATCGTTTCAAGTTGTAG
- a CDS encoding GNAT family N-acetyltransferase: MYKKLYLPYQGKNARVVIRNYTEQDFAELIRIQQESFPPPFPSELWWNEQQLHNHVTLFPEGALCVEVEGTLAGSMTGLIVDFDPSHPAHTWEEITDNGYITNHNPQGNTLYVVDICVRPAYRGLDLGKWLMQSMYEVVVHKGLERLLGGGRMPGYHRHASHMSADQYLQKVVNGELKDPVISFLLRCGRTPLGVVPNYIEDEESHNYAALMEWRNPFWPEEE; this comes from the coding sequence GTGTATAAAAAGCTTTATCTTCCCTATCAAGGGAAAAATGCCCGGGTGGTCATCCGCAACTATACTGAGCAGGATTTTGCGGAACTGATCCGCATTCAACAGGAAAGTTTTCCGCCTCCTTTTCCCTCTGAGCTGTGGTGGAATGAACAGCAATTGCACAATCATGTGACCCTGTTTCCAGAGGGGGCCCTGTGTGTGGAAGTGGAAGGAACGCTGGCCGGATCGATGACAGGGCTCATTGTCGACTTTGATCCCAGCCACCCTGCCCATACCTGGGAAGAGATAACAGATAACGGCTACATTACCAATCATAACCCGCAAGGAAACACTCTGTATGTGGTCGATATTTGTGTCCGGCCGGCCTACCGGGGCCTTGATCTGGGCAAATGGCTCATGCAATCCATGTATGAAGTGGTGGTGCACAAAGGATTGGAGCGCCTGTTAGGCGGCGGCCGCATGCCCGGTTATCACAGACATGCCTCGCACATGTCAGCCGATCAATACCTGCAAAAAGTTGTGAACGGTGAGCTTAAGGACCCGGTGATCAGCTTTCTTCTCCGTTGTGGACGCACGCCTTTGGGGGTCGTGCCCAATTATATAGAGGATGAAGAGTCACACAACTATGCGGCCTTGATGGAATGGCGCAATCCCTTCTGGCCAGAGGAAGAATAA
- a CDS encoding carbon-nitrogen hydrolase family protein, translating to MNMRVSAVQYHLHTIHDFREFAEQVTHYVKTAVEFDAEYVLFPEFFTTQLMSIRDKEHPQGYSIQELAQFTDDYLELFTSLATEHGLYIIGGTHVVERQGKLYNTAHLFDPDGRVATQAKLHLTPTEEENWKLTPGEDLQVFQTEKGVVAMLTCYDIEFPEVVRMVRAKGANVIFCPSCTDDQHGFYRVRYTSHARAVENQVYVVNTGTVGSLPTVDFMRANYGQAAIITPNDIPFPPRGILMEGEVNQDMVITADLDLELLDKIRNHGAVRTWRDRRTDLYPDWT from the coding sequence TTGAACATGCGCGTGTCTGCCGTTCAATATCATTTGCATACGATTCACGACTTTCGCGAGTTTGCTGAACAGGTAACCCATTATGTGAAGACAGCGGTTGAATTTGATGCTGAATATGTATTGTTTCCCGAGTTTTTCACCACCCAATTAATGTCCATCCGGGACAAAGAGCACCCGCAGGGCTATTCCATACAAGAACTGGCCCAGTTTACGGACGATTACTTGGAATTGTTCACGTCACTGGCCACAGAACATGGCTTGTATATTATCGGCGGCACTCATGTGGTGGAAAGACAAGGCAAGTTGTATAACACGGCTCACCTGTTTGATCCGGACGGCCGGGTGGCTACCCAGGCCAAACTGCATTTGACCCCGACAGAAGAAGAAAACTGGAAATTAACCCCAGGCGAGGATTTGCAGGTGTTTCAAACAGAGAAAGGTGTTGTAGCCATGCTGACCTGTTATGATATTGAATTTCCCGAAGTGGTCAGAATGGTGAGGGCCAAGGGAGCCAATGTGATCTTTTGTCCTTCGTGCACTGATGATCAGCACGGTTTTTACCGGGTCCGCTATACCTCACACGCCCGGGCGGTGGAAAATCAGGTTTACGTGGTTAACACCGGTACGGTTGGTTCGCTGCCGACGGTGGACTTTATGCGGGCCAATTATGGTCAGGCAGCGATCATTACGCCTAACGACATTCCCTTCCCGCCAAGAGGCATTCTCATGGAAGGAGAGGTCAATCAAGATATGGTGATTACCGCTGATCTTGACCTTGAACTGCTGGACAAAATCCGCAACCATGGCGCGGTTCGCACCTGGCGCGACCGCCGGACTGATTTATATCCCGATTGGACTTAA